From Candidatus Brocadiaceae bacterium, the proteins below share one genomic window:
- the cmr6 gene encoding type III-B CRISPR module RAMP protein Cmr6: MAIPLPENTRSFVLPHGKLRKFSNFGLLFNKYVDWDRNWEKKKNIHREILDSYLIKEPILESYLESYKNRHKALLENYKERGYYIECFTMSTDYRFISGLGGAHVLETGLTLHHLYGFPFLPASSAKGLARAYAENIGDAVHSELLEVFGSEDKGMVSDSNREGKVVFLDGIPDKFPEIEVDIMNPHYGDYYQGNKPPADYLNPTPIFFLAVAPGKAFIFSLFSTDKSLLEKSVKWLKGGLTELGAGGKTNVGYGYFNEVVSLGIKEHSKAVIPPVADDNLMARFNKLKSHCNPEKFIGFMKSVKDGEISALNDISFKDIDKGAMNISLVDGIEKEKAEISADVMKTVAKKMLEVIKPGKKWDDKKHEKYKKLCSMAGVQQNL, translated from the coding sequence ATGGCCATTCCGTTACCGGAAAATACACGAAGTTTTGTGTTACCGCATGGTAAACTTCGAAAGTTCAGCAATTTCGGATTACTGTTTAATAAGTATGTAGATTGGGATCGCAACTGGGAAAAGAAAAAAAATATCCATAGAGAAATCCTTGATTCTTACTTGATAAAAGAACCCATTCTGGAATCATATCTGGAATCATACAAAAACAGGCACAAGGCGCTTTTGGAAAATTATAAGGAACGAGGCTATTATATTGAATGTTTTACAATGTCTACGGACTATCGTTTTATTTCCGGACTGGGCGGCGCGCACGTACTGGAAACAGGTTTAACACTGCACCATCTCTACGGCTTCCCATTCCTGCCTGCGAGTAGTGCTAAAGGACTTGCAAGGGCTTATGCGGAAAATATAGGTGATGCTGTACATAGTGAACTACTGGAAGTATTTGGCTCAGAGGATAAAGGCATGGTTTCAGATTCCAACCGTGAGGGCAAGGTAGTTTTCCTGGATGGTATACCAGATAAATTTCCAGAGATTGAGGTTGATATTATGAACCCTCATTATGGCGATTACTATCAGGGCAATAAGCCGCCTGCTGACTATCTTAACCCAACACCAATATTTTTTCTTGCTGTTGCGCCTGGCAAAGCATTTATATTTTCACTGTTTTCAACAGACAAATCCTTGCTTGAAAAATCCGTAAAATGGTTAAAGGGTGGGTTAACAGAACTTGGCGCTGGCGGCAAGACCAACGTTGGATATGGATATTTTAATGAAGTTGTTTCACTGGGTATAAAGGAACACAGCAAGGCAGTCATACCCCCTGTTGCAGATGATAACCTGATGGCAAGATTTAACAAGCTAAAATCTCATTGCAATCCTGAAAAATTTATCGGTTTTATGAAAAGTGTTAAAGATGGAGAGATTTCTGCTCTAAATGACATTTCATTTAAAGATATTGATAAAGGAGCTATGAACATTAGTTTGGTGGATGGCATTGAAAAAGAAAAAGCTGAAATATCGGCAGACGTTATGAAAACAGTTGCGAAGAAAATGCTTGAAGTTATCAAACCGGGTAAAAAATGGGATGATAAGAAGCATGAAAAATATAAAAAGCTCTGCTCAATGGCAGGGGTTCAGCAAAATCTCTGA
- a CDS encoding TIGR02710 family CRISPR-associated CARF protein → MNRILIITIGGSHQPILKSLHDMKPDFTVFLCSDDIPTQKGSYTQITDRVAVKKDCETSYLPNIPTQAGLKEDTWELRKIKYFDNLDECYRMSLETIHEMRQRFESAEIVIDYTGGTKTMTAGLTAAALDDGKCKIVLVSGTRSDLHKVTDKTEYVKPVAAFDTLAAKNIAQLEPLLERFDYSGAVSILQDTIILPLGNEKRQEVQTYLLIYRGFDAWDRFNHARAYDFLNPYRKYLVQYLIPLEIMKNTLESKETDYLIAEDIIFNAERRAAQGRYEDAVGRIYRAIEMIAQIRLKKDYQQSTDDVSMDALSILGEAWKDRLEKNKNDDTGKIQTGLRMSYELLVALDDGIFKPWYTENKNRIIDFLTYRNNSLFAHGFSAINSSLYEEKVPLILEKISLLLKTIYKSEKKKRIEMVQLPQSTIQLTK, encoded by the coding sequence ATGAATAGAATATTAATAATAACCATTGGTGGTTCTCACCAGCCCATACTTAAATCTTTACATGACATGAAACCTGACTTTACGGTTTTTCTCTGTTCTGATGACATTCCAACGCAGAAGGGCTCCTATACCCAGATAACTGACAGAGTGGCAGTAAAAAAAGACTGCGAGACATCATACCTGCCAAATATTCCAACACAAGCTGGCCTGAAAGAAGACACGTGGGAATTGCGGAAGATAAAATATTTTGATAACCTAGATGAGTGCTATCGAATGAGTCTGGAAACGATACATGAAATGCGTCAGAGATTTGAATCCGCAGAGATTGTTATAGATTATACCGGCGGAACAAAGACGATGACAGCCGGTTTGACCGCGGCAGCGTTAGATGATGGAAAATGTAAAATTGTTCTTGTCTCAGGCACACGCTCAGACCTTCACAAGGTTACCGATAAGACGGAATATGTCAAACCGGTTGCCGCATTTGATACATTAGCCGCAAAAAACATTGCACAACTTGAACCATTACTGGAAAGATTTGACTATTCAGGCGCTGTCAGTATCCTTCAAGACACCATCATATTACCACTGGGCAATGAGAAGAGACAGGAAGTGCAGACATACCTATTAATTTACAGGGGTTTTGATGCATGGGACCGTTTTAACCATGCCCGTGCCTATGATTTTTTAAATCCGTATCGGAAATATCTGGTTCAATATCTCATACCGCTTGAAATAATGAAAAATACCTTGGAAAGCAAAGAAACAGACTATTTGATTGCGGAAGACATCATTTTCAACGCTGAACGAAGGGCTGCTCAGGGACGTTATGAGGACGCTGTGGGCAGAATATACAGGGCGATTGAAATGATTGCGCAAATCAGGCTGAAGAAGGATTACCAACAATCAACGGATGATGTATCGATGGATGCCCTGTCAATTCTTGGTGAGGCATGGAAAGACAGATTAGAGAAAAATAAAAATGACGATACGGGGAAAATACAAACAGGACTTCGGATGAGTTACGAACTTTTGGTCGCACTGGATGACGGTATCTTTAAACCATGGTATACAGAAAATAAAAACAGAATCATTGATTTTCTTACTTATAGAAACAATTCCCTTTTCGCACATGGTTTTTCTGCTATCAATAGCAGTTTATACGAAGAGAAAGTACCATTGATATTGGAGAAAATATCTCTGCTTTTAAAGACTATTTATAAAAGTGAAAAGAAAAAGAGAATTGAAATGGTGCAACTTCCACAAAGCACAATACAACTTACAAAATAA
- the cmr5 gene encoding type III-B CRISPR module-associated protein Cmr5, which produces MSRVQTLEQKRAAEAWSCIQYVNEEINNPRFKKEYRSIVMKLPTLILTNGLGQTLAFLKSKGKNNDSNPEEKVYEDLQGWLTKPNAVNWGRATHEKLIERIMAVDSNKYRFITIECLSFLNWLKRFADAVLPKDGGE; this is translated from the coding sequence ATGAGCAGAGTACAGACTTTAGAACAAAAAAGAGCTGCCGAAGCGTGGAGTTGTATTCAATATGTGAATGAAGAAATAAACAACCCCAGGTTCAAAAAAGAGTACCGCAGTATCGTGATGAAACTGCCTACCTTAATACTTACCAATGGACTTGGGCAAACCCTTGCTTTCTTAAAATCAAAAGGTAAAAATAACGACTCCAACCCTGAAGAAAAGGTTTATGAGGATTTACAAGGTTGGCTTACAAAACCAAATGCCGTAAATTGGGGAAGGGCTACGCATGAGAAATTAATTGAAAGGATTATGGCTGTTGATAGCAATAAATATCGTTTCATAACAATAGAATGCCTCTCGTTTTTAAACTGGCTTAAAAGATTTGCAGACGCCGTATTGCCAAAGGACGGAGGTGAATAA
- the cas2 gene encoding CRISPR-associated endonuclease Cas2 encodes MFLVVTYDIIDDKRRSRVAKTMEDYGTRVQYSVFECNLDEDIFEEMLAALTGHIDHEKDSIRFYILCKGCVTSVKMLGKGELTEDEDVYIL; translated from the coding sequence ATGTTTCTTGTGGTAACTTATGACATTATTGATGATAAAAGACGAAGCCGCGTGGCAAAGACCATGGAGGATTACGGAACAAGGGTACAGTACAGTGTCTTTGAATGCAACCTTGATGAGGATATTTTTGAAGAGATGCTTGCGGCATTAACCGGTCACATAGATCATGAAAAGGACAGCATCCGGTTTTATATCCTCTGCAAGGGATGTGTTACCTCTGTAAAAATGCTTGGAAAGGGTGAACTGACTGAAGATGAGGACGTGTACATTCTCTAG
- a CDS encoding nucleotidyltransferase domain-containing protein, with translation MADDIMKREKEREPLRDTLNILRNEGKVLVALLYGSYAVGIPNVRSDIDLAVFMNAGNEVEEIKKMPS, from the coding sequence ATGGCTGATGACATTATGAAAAGAGAAAAAGAAAGAGAACCACTGAGAGACACGCTCAACATTCTCAGAAATGAGGGCAAGGTGCTCGTTGCCCTCCTCTATGGTTCGTATGCCGTCGGAATACCCAACGTAAGGTCGGATATTGACCTCGCAGTATTTATGAATGCGGGAAATGAAGTGGAAGAGATAAAAAAAATGCCTTCTTGA
- a CDS encoding nucleotidyltransferase domain-containing protein translates to MALVTDEIMEKLKRFLRMVSQSGLHIERAIIFGSYAKGNAGTWSDIDIALVSKDFTGTRFYDRQRLNRYLIKIDSRIEPHPFTTEDFTRDNLFVDQIIKEGIEIPVDDDSDG, encoded by the coding sequence ATGGCTCTTGTCACAGATGAAATAATGGAAAAACTCAAACGATTTCTTCGAATGGTTTCTCAAAGCGGACTTCATATCGAAAGGGCGATAATATTCGGCTCCTATGCAAAAGGAAATGCCGGCACATGGAGTGATATTGACATTGCTCTGGTATCAAAAGATTTCACAGGCACCAGATTTTATGACAGACAAAGGCTTAATCGATATTTAATAAAAATAGATTCAAGAATAGAACCACACCCTTTTACCACAGAAGATTTTACCAGGGACAACCTGTTTGTTGATCAGATTATCAAAGAAGGGATAGAAATCCCTGTTGATGATGACAGTGATGGCTGA
- the cas1 gene encoding CRISPR-associated endonuclease Cas1 has product MATIYLTEQGSKLSKTSKRLIIEKDGQTLLEIPDFKIERVLIFGNVQITTQAMAFLLDNGIEVSFLSLYGKYRGRLSPVESKNAHLRIRQYQRHLDNEFRLVLAKAIVQAKLHNGRELLMRYARNHPEIDFEEDKKQLEDCIAKLRHKESVNSAMGVEGAAAAVYFKAFGKMLRGELKFEKRQRRPPKDPVNALLSLGYTLIGNEMHSIVCAIGFDPYIGFFHGVDYGRPSLALDLIEPFRHAIIDRFTLYLLNTHILSEGDFTDRGEEGVFLSDNARKRYFAEYEKYMTKKVISNLHDDKKAYRDLFKIQAHAMHTATLDEKDFDAYRIMD; this is encoded by the coding sequence ATGGCAACCATCTATCTGACCGAACAGGGCTCCAAACTCAGCAAGACATCAAAACGGCTGATTATTGAAAAGGACGGACAGACGCTCCTTGAAATCCCTGATTTCAAGATTGAGCGTGTCCTGATCTTTGGCAATGTGCAGATCACCACCCAGGCCATGGCATTTCTGCTCGACAATGGCATTGAGGTGAGTTTCCTTTCCCTTTACGGGAAATACCGGGGCAGGCTTTCTCCCGTTGAATCAAAGAATGCCCATCTTCGAATCCGGCAGTACCAGAGACACCTTGACAATGAATTCAGGCTTGTGCTGGCAAAGGCAATTGTGCAGGCAAAATTGCACAACGGGCGTGAACTCCTCATGCGCTACGCGCGGAACCATCCGGAGATAGACTTTGAAGAGGACAAGAAACAACTGGAAGACTGTATCGCAAAACTCCGCCATAAGGAATCAGTTAATTCCGCCATGGGGGTGGAAGGCGCGGCGGCGGCGGTGTATTTCAAGGCATTCGGTAAAATGCTGCGAGGCGAACTGAAATTCGAAAAGAGACAGCGGAGGCCGCCAAAAGATCCCGTAAATGCCCTGTTGAGCCTTGGTTATACCCTTATCGGCAATGAGATGCATTCAATTGTGTGCGCCATAGGGTTTGACCCATACATCGGATTTTTCCATGGCGTTGATTATGGCAGACCATCGCTCGCACTGGACCTGATTGAACCGTTTCGCCACGCGATTATTGACAGGTTTACCCTGTATCTGCTCAACACCCATATCCTGTCAGAAGGCGACTTCACAGACCGGGGAGAAGAGGGTGTTTTTCTCAGTGACAATGCCAGGAAGCGATACTTTGCCGAATACGAAAAATATATGACAAAAAAGGTTATCAGCAACCTGCATGACGACAAAAAGGCATATCGGGATTTATTCAAGATTCAGGCACATGCCATGCATACTGCAACACTGGATGAGAAGGATTTTGATGCATATCGGATAATGGACTAA
- a CDS encoding HEPN domain-containing protein gives MKQNIDYWLKSAAHDLDVAETLFQNKKYDWCLFIGHLVIEKTLKAFYVMDKQEMPPKIHNLAKLAENTKISFTEDQMAFLADVNDFNIEARYPDSNFSFYQTCTREFAENQFSKIKEMYRWLLSQMK, from the coding sequence ATGAAACAAAACATTGACTACTGGCTGAAATCGGCGGCCCATGACCTGGACGTTGCAGAAACTCTTTTTCAAAACAAAAAATATGACTGGTGTCTGTTTATAGGACATCTGGTTATTGAGAAGACACTCAAGGCATTTTATGTAATGGATAAACAGGAAATGCCGCCCAAGATTCATAATCTTGCAAAACTTGCCGAAAATACAAAAATTTCCTTTACAGAAGACCAGATGGCCTTTCTGGCAGATGTTAACGATTTTAATATTGAAGCCAGGTATCCTGATTCTAATTTCAGTTTTTATCAGACATGTACCAGAGAATTTGCGGAAAATCAATTTTCAAAGATAAAGGAGATGTATAGATGGCTCTTGTCACAGATGAAATAA